Part of the Kitasatospora sp. NBC_00374 genome is shown below.
CTCGGCGGTCGCGGAGTCCAGGTTGCCGGTCGGCTCGTCGCACAGCAGCAGGGACGGGCGGTTGACCAGGGCGCGGGCGATCGCCACCCGTTGGCGTTCGCCGCCCGACAGCCGGGAGGGCAGTGCGTCCAGCCGGTGCCCGAGGCCCACCTGTGCCAGCGCCTGCCGGGCGCGGTCGGCGCGCCGGCGCCGGTCGGTGCCGTTGTAGAGCTGGGCCAGCGTCACGTTCTCCACGGCGGTGCGGTAGGTCAGCAGGTGGAAGGACTGGAAGACGAAGCCGAGTGCGCGGCCGCGCAGCGCGGTGCGCTCGGCCTCCCTGAGCCCGGCGGTGTCGATGCCGTTCAGCCGGTAGGAGCCGTGGGTGGGGCGGTCGATCAGTCCGGCGATGTTCAGGAAGGTCGACTTCCCCGAACCGGACGGGCCGACCACGGTGACGTACTCGCCGGCCCGCACGGTCAGGTCGAGCGCGCGCAGCGCGTGCACCGGGGGAGGCCCGGGGTAGGTCATCCCGACCCCGGACATGCGGATCACCTCGGTCATTTCTCGCTCACCATCACCCGGTCGCCCGGCGCCAGTTCGCCCGTACGCACCGGCGTCACCTGGACGAACCCCCCGCCGGCCAGGCCGGCCACCACGTCGACCCGGGCCGTCGGCGGGCCGCCCGGGTCCTGGGCCACCTTCACCACGGAGGCCTTGCCGTCGGCGCCGGTGGACACCGCGGACAGCGGCACCACCAGGACGTCCGCGCCGCTGGACGCGGCGGTCACGGTGAGCTGCACGTCGCGGCCGGCCCAGTCGGGGCCGAGCACGGTGTCGGGCGTGATCAGCACCTGGGCCATCAGCGCACCGCCGCCGCCCGCGCCGCCGGCGCCGCCCGGCGTCCCCTCGGCCGCCGGGTCCGCCGCGGTCGGCTCCCCCACCGAGGCGACCTTCCCGGTGGTGTGCCGGTCGGATCCGGTGACCTCGATCTCCACCGGCATGCCGGGCTTGAGCAGCGCCGCCCGGTCGGGGGTCATCCGGGAGGTGACCCCCAGCTCTCCGGTGGACAGGGTGATCAGCGGCGCTTTCACCGGGTCGCCGACCTTCGCGGAGAACGCGGTGACCTGGGCCGGGAAGGCGGGCAGGAAGACCGCCTCGGAGACCGGGAGCATCGGTCCGGTGGTCTCCACCAGCCTGGCACGATCGCTCTGGGCGGACACCAGCGTCTTGCGGGCGTACCTGAGCTGGGTGTCCAGGCTCTCGCCGCCCACGGCCTCCTTCGGGCCGGCCGCCGGACGTCCGTCCGGTGCGGTGGCGGCACCTGAGGTCGCCGACGACGCGGCGGCGATCTGCGACTTCAGCAGGTCGACCTGACGCTGTGCGGTGTCGACGGCCTGCTCGGCCGCTTTCAGCCTGGCCTCGTCGTCGGTACCGGTGACCGGGTGGTCGAAGCCCAGCTTGGCGTAGAGCCGGGTGAGCGCGGTCTTCGTACCCGACCCGAACTCGCCGGCGGTGTCGCCGCCGGTGTCGTAGCCGAGGGACTGCAGCGCCCGCTGGAACTGGCCGATGTCCTCGCCGTGCGCGCCGGGCTTCAGGTCCCGGTAGATCGGCACCG
Proteins encoded:
- a CDS encoding ABC transporter ATP-binding protein, coding for MTEVIRMSGVGMTYPGPPPVHALRALDLTVRAGEYVTVVGPSGSGKSTFLNIAGLIDRPTHGSYRLNGIDTAGLREAERTALRGRALGFVFQSFHLLTYRTAVENVTLAQLYNGTDRRRRADRARQALAQVGLGHRLDALPSRLSGGERQRVAIARALVNRPSLLLCDEPTGNLDSATAEAVLTLLDGLNAAGLTLLVITHDPQVAARGQRTVTIRDGVLAEGVAA